Proteins encoded by one window of Phenylobacterium soli:
- a CDS encoding pyruvate, water dikinase regulatory protein: MPNAAAPPPRLATYFHVHLVSDSTGETLNAMARAVCARFDNVLPIEHIYALVRSQRQLDRALGDIEEAPGVVIHTIVDEKLRHALEEGCRRMDMPCIPALDPLVSALSRYLGASTTTRVGAHLRLDTDYFNRMDALNYAIGHDDGQGGQDLDRADVVLLGVSRTSKTPTCIYLAHRGVRAANVPLVPGRPLPDRLFHLNNALVVGLTISPDRLIQIRRNRLLSLKEERESAYIDVDAVRDEIVQARRLYERHSWPVIDVTRRSVEETAAAILNLLHGGHGQVEVLG, encoded by the coding sequence TTGCCGAACGCCGCCGCCCCCCCGCCGAGGCTCGCCACCTATTTCCACGTCCACCTGGTGTCGGACTCCACCGGCGAGACGTTGAACGCCATGGCGCGCGCCGTGTGCGCTCGCTTCGACAACGTCCTGCCCATCGAGCACATCTACGCCCTGGTCCGCTCGCAGCGGCAGCTCGACCGCGCCCTGGGCGACATCGAGGAGGCGCCCGGTGTCGTCATCCATACGATCGTCGACGAGAAGCTGCGCCACGCCCTCGAGGAAGGCTGCCGGCGGATGGACATGCCCTGCATCCCGGCCCTCGACCCGCTGGTCTCGGCCCTGTCGCGCTATCTCGGCGCCTCGACCACTACCCGGGTGGGCGCGCACCTGCGGCTCGACACCGACTACTTCAACCGCATGGACGCCCTGAACTACGCCATCGGCCACGACGACGGCCAGGGCGGCCAGGACCTCGACCGCGCCGACGTGGTGCTGCTCGGCGTCTCGCGGACCTCCAAGACGCCCACCTGCATCTACCTGGCCCACCGCGGCGTGCGCGCGGCGAACGTGCCGCTGGTGCCAGGCCGTCCCCTGCCCGATCGGCTGTTCCACCTGAACAACGCCCTGGTGGTCGGCCTGACCATCTCGCCGGACCGGCTGATCCAGATCCGCCGCAACCGCCTGCTCAGCCTGAAGGAGGAGCGGGAGTCGGCCTATATCGACGTGGATGCGGTGCGCGACGAGATCGTCCAGGCGCGCCGGCTCTACGAGCGCCACAGCTGGCCGGTGATCGATGTCACCCGCCGGTCGGTGGAGGAGACCGCCGCGGCGATCCTCAACCTGCTGCATGGCGGGCACGGCCAGGTGGAGGTGCTGGGTTGA
- the hemE gene encoding uroporphyrinogen decarboxylase has product MSDPITPRLLRALTGETLERPPIWFMRQAGRSLPEYLELRAKAADFISFCMNPEMAAEATLQPVRRFPLDAAIVFADILLIPQALGQDVWFEAGEGPRLGALPDIAALADQVEASTGRLANIGETLSRVRAELEPERALIGFAGAPWTVATYMIEGRGSNREAARRFAYEQPEKLDALLEVLVDATARYLIMQAKSGAQALKLFESWAENLAEDVFERIVVKPHAAIVERVRAAGVTTPFIGFPRGAGALVENYAQGSPVECVALDTQASAAMGRRLQAQGKTIQGALDNLLLLAGGPALDARVEQLVEQWGGGPYIFNLGHGIMPATPIPHIARVVSQVTGKSVKAAA; this is encoded by the coding sequence ATGAGCGATCCGATCACGCCCCGGCTCCTGCGCGCCCTCACCGGCGAAACCCTGGAGCGGCCACCCATCTGGTTCATGCGCCAGGCCGGCCGGTCCCTTCCGGAGTATCTCGAACTGCGCGCCAAGGCGGCGGACTTCATCAGCTTCTGCATGAACCCCGAGATGGCCGCCGAGGCGACCCTCCAGCCCGTGCGGCGTTTCCCGCTCGATGCGGCCATCGTCTTCGCCGACATCCTGCTGATCCCGCAGGCGCTCGGCCAGGACGTCTGGTTCGAGGCCGGCGAAGGGCCGCGGCTCGGCGCCCTGCCGGACATCGCCGCCCTGGCCGACCAGGTGGAGGCCTCCACCGGCCGGCTCGCCAACATCGGCGAGACCCTGTCGCGGGTCCGCGCCGAGCTGGAGCCCGAACGGGCCCTGATCGGCTTCGCCGGCGCGCCCTGGACGGTGGCCACCTACATGATCGAGGGCCGGGGATCGAACCGCGAGGCGGCCCGCCGCTTCGCCTACGAGCAGCCGGAGAAGCTCGACGCCCTTCTCGAGGTGCTGGTCGATGCCACCGCGCGCTATCTGATCATGCAGGCGAAGTCGGGCGCCCAGGCGCTGAAGCTCTTCGAGAGCTGGGCCGAGAACCTGGCCGAGGACGTCTTCGAGCGCATCGTCGTCAAGCCGCACGCGGCGATCGTCGAGCGGGTCCGCGCCGCCGGCGTGACGACCCCGTTCATTGGTTTCCCGCGCGGCGCCGGCGCCCTGGTCGAGAACTATGCGCAGGGCTCTCCCGTCGAGTGCGTGGCGCTGGACACCCAGGCGAGCGCCGCCATGGGCCGCCGGCTGCAGGCCCAGGGCAAGACCATCCAGGGCGCCCTCGACAACCTGCTGCTGCTGGCCGGAGGCCCGGCCCTCGACGCTCGTGTGGAGCAGCTCGTCGAACAATGGGGCGGCGGGCCGTACATCTTCAACCTCGGCCATGGGATCATGCCGGCGACGCCGATCCCGCACATCGCCCGGGTGGTCTCTCAGGTGACCGGCAAGAGCGTAAAGGCCGCGGCGTGA
- the secB gene encoding protein-export chaperone SecB — protein MTDIDAGAAQGQGAPEAPGIRILAQFIRDLSFENPHAPESLRAGAAQPQIDLGVEMNARGREDGLFEVDLKLSAQAGRDDGTLFVVEILYGGLFQIAGVSQEDLEPVLLVECPRYLFPFARRIIADLSSEGGFPPFLLDPIDFAQVYAQRKAEAAGPVVGNA, from the coding sequence ATGACCGATATCGACGCCGGCGCCGCGCAGGGCCAGGGCGCTCCGGAAGCCCCGGGCATCCGCATCCTCGCCCAGTTCATCCGCGATCTCTCGTTCGAGAACCCGCATGCGCCCGAGAGCCTGCGCGCCGGCGCCGCCCAGCCGCAGATCGACCTTGGCGTCGAGATGAACGCCCGCGGCCGCGAGGACGGCCTGTTCGAGGTCGACCTGAAGCTTTCGGCGCAGGCCGGCCGCGACGACGGGACCCTGTTCGTGGTCGAGATCCTCTACGGCGGCCTGTTCCAGATCGCCGGCGTCTCGCAGGAAGACCTCGAGCCGGTGCTGCTCGTCGAGTGCCCGCGCTACCTGTTCCCGTTCGCCCGCCGGATCATCGCCGACCTGTCGTCGGAAGGCGGCTTCCCGCCCTTCCTGCTCGATCCGATCGACTTCGCCCAGGTCTACGCCCAGCGTAAGGCCGAGGCCGCCGGCCCCGTCGTCGGCAACGCCTGA
- the dnaQ gene encoding DNA polymerase III subunit epsilon: MAREIVLDTETTGFEPHLGHRLVELACLEIEDFIPTGRSFHVYIDPCRDMPVEAERVHGLSAAFLKGKPKFDHPEVVDAFLDFVGDAPIVAHNAGFDRAFVNWELKAINRVEIHEERWVDTLALAKRRFPGMHNSLDALCKRFKISLSEREKHGALIDAKLLAAVYLELKGGRERRLELTSAAAVSAVAAATRNEYGVRPRPLAPRSTEAEREIHAAFIRDVLKSDELWSKYGL; encoded by the coding sequence ATGGCGCGGGAGATCGTCCTCGACACCGAAACCACCGGCTTCGAGCCGCACCTGGGTCACCGGCTGGTGGAGCTCGCCTGCCTGGAGATCGAGGATTTCATCCCGACCGGCCGCAGCTTCCACGTCTACATCGACCCGTGCCGGGACATGCCGGTCGAGGCGGAGCGCGTGCACGGTCTGTCGGCCGCCTTCCTGAAGGGCAAGCCGAAGTTCGATCACCCCGAGGTGGTCGACGCCTTCCTCGATTTCGTCGGCGACGCCCCGATCGTGGCCCACAACGCCGGCTTCGACCGCGCCTTCGTCAATTGGGAGCTGAAGGCGATCAACCGCGTGGAGATCCACGAGGAGCGCTGGGTGGACACCCTGGCCCTGGCGAAGCGCCGCTTCCCGGGCATGCACAATTCGCTCGATGCGCTCTGCAAGCGCTTCAAGATCTCGCTCTCGGAGCGCGAGAAGCACGGGGCCTTGATCGACGCCAAGCTGCTGGCGGCGGTCTATCTGGAGCTGAAGGGCGGCCGTGAGCGCCGCCTGGAGCTGACCTCGGCGGCGGCGGTGAGCGCGGTGGCGGCGGCGACCCGCAACGAATATGGCGTGCGGCCGCGGCCGCTGGCGCCCCGTTCGACCGAAGCCGAGCGGGAAATCCACGCCGCCTTCATCCGCGACGTGCTCAAGAGCGACGAGCTCTGGAGCAAGTACGGGCTGTAA
- the hemH gene encoding ferrochelatase, with translation MKLAVVLFNLGGPDGPAAVKPFLYNLFKDPAIIGAPALVRYPLARFISTTREKTAQANYAIMGGASPLLPETQAQARELEAALKRLAPGDEAKVFIAMRYWKPFAAETAKAVAAFAPDQIVLLPLYPQYSTTTSASSLKDWKRAYKGPGRSREICCYPTAGGLIEAHAEAIRDKWITAGKPSNIRLLFSAHGLPQKVVDAGDPYRAQIQATAAAIAAQLPELPDWEVCFQSRVGPLKWLEPSTDAEIRRAGAEGKGVIVAPVAFVSEHVETLVELDHEYARLAAEVGCSPYLRSPTPGVRQAFVDGLAEAVILSLGRLDGARPYGPWQCGAGLARCACRPESSYEEGLEQGHDVSGGG, from the coding sequence GTGAAGCTCGCGGTCGTCCTCTTCAACCTCGGCGGGCCGGACGGGCCGGCCGCGGTGAAGCCGTTCCTCTACAACCTGTTCAAGGATCCGGCGATCATCGGCGCGCCGGCCCTCGTCCGCTATCCGCTGGCGCGCTTCATCTCCACCACCCGCGAGAAGACCGCCCAGGCCAACTACGCCATCATGGGTGGCGCCTCGCCCCTGCTGCCGGAAACCCAGGCCCAGGCGCGCGAGCTCGAGGCGGCGCTGAAGAGGCTCGCGCCCGGCGACGAGGCGAAGGTCTTCATCGCCATGCGCTACTGGAAGCCGTTCGCCGCCGAGACGGCCAAGGCGGTGGCCGCCTTCGCTCCCGACCAGATCGTGCTCCTGCCGCTCTATCCGCAGTATTCGACGACCACCTCCGCCTCCTCGCTGAAGGACTGGAAGCGGGCCTACAAGGGCCCCGGCCGCAGCCGCGAGATCTGCTGCTACCCGACAGCCGGGGGCCTCATCGAGGCCCACGCCGAGGCGATCCGCGACAAGTGGATAACAGCCGGAAAGCCTAGTAATATCAGGCTCTTGTTCTCTGCTCACGGGCTGCCGCAGAAGGTCGTCGACGCCGGCGATCCCTATCGCGCGCAGATCCAGGCGACGGCCGCCGCCATCGCCGCCCAGCTGCCGGAGCTGCCCGACTGGGAGGTCTGCTTCCAGAGCCGGGTGGGACCGCTCAAGTGGCTGGAGCCCTCCACAGACGCGGAGATCCGGCGGGCCGGCGCCGAGGGCAAGGGCGTCATCGTCGCCCCGGTGGCCTTCGTCTCCGAGCATGTGGAGACCCTGGTCGAGCTCGACCACGAATACGCCAGGCTCGCGGCCGAGGTCGGCTGCTCGCCCTACCTGCGCAGCCCGACGCCCGGCGTGCGCCAGGCCTTCGTCGACGGCCTCGCGGAGGCGGTGATCCTCAGCCTCGGCCGACTGGACGGCGCCCGGCCTTACGGTCCATGGCAATGCGGCGCGGGACTTGCGCGCTGCGCCTGCCGGCCCGAGTCGAGCTATGAGGAAGGGCTCGAGCAGGGCCACGACGTCTCGGGAGGGGGCTGA
- the rho gene encoding transcription termination factor Rho yields the protein MQDDNNIPSDAPDTPEVDAPELDTLEPQMAEGQGDDGDGGPEEPTEAAKAIAAMGLKRMSLQELKDKSPADLLSFAEQLEIENANSMRKQDMMFAILKTLAEEGVEISGSGTLEVVQDGFGFLRSPEANYLPGPDDIYVSPSQIRKFGLRTGDSVDGAVRAPREGERYFALVTVHQINFEAPENVRHKVLFDNLTPLYPDERLKMEIDDPTLKDRSGRVIDIVAPLGKGQRCLIVAPPRVGKTVMLQNIAKSIEQNHPECYLIVLLIDERPEEVTDMQRTVKGEVISSTFDEPATRHVQVAEMVIEKAKRLVEHKRDVVILLDSVTRLGRAYNTVVPSSGKVLTGGVDANALQRPKRFFGAARNIEEGGSLTIIATALIDTGSRMDEVIFEEFKGTGNSELVLDRKVADKRIFPAIDVLKSGTRKEELITPKEHLQKTYILRRILNPMGAQDAIEFLLDKLRQSKNNDDFFQSMNT from the coding sequence ATGCAAGACGACAACAACATCCCGAGCGACGCGCCCGACACTCCGGAGGTCGACGCCCCCGAGCTCGACACCCTCGAGCCGCAGATGGCCGAAGGCCAGGGCGACGACGGCGACGGCGGCCCGGAAGAGCCGACCGAAGCGGCCAAGGCGATCGCCGCCATGGGCCTGAAGCGCATGAGCCTGCAGGAGCTGAAGGACAAGTCGCCGGCCGACCTGCTGTCCTTCGCCGAGCAGCTGGAGATCGAGAACGCGAACTCCATGCGCAAGCAGGACATGATGTTCGCGATCCTCAAGACCCTCGCTGAGGAAGGGGTGGAGATCTCGGGCTCGGGCACCCTGGAAGTGGTGCAGGACGGCTTCGGCTTCCTGCGCTCGCCGGAAGCCAACTACCTGCCGGGCCCCGACGACATCTATGTCTCGCCCTCGCAGATCCGGAAGTTTGGCCTGCGCACCGGCGACAGCGTCGATGGCGCGGTCCGCGCCCCGCGCGAAGGCGAGCGCTACTTCGCCCTGGTCACCGTCCACCAGATCAACTTCGAAGCGCCGGAGAACGTCCGGCACAAGGTGCTGTTCGACAACCTGACGCCGCTCTATCCGGACGAGCGCCTGAAGATGGAGATCGACGATCCGACCCTGAAGGATCGCTCGGGCCGGGTGATCGACATCGTCGCGCCGCTCGGCAAGGGCCAGCGCTGCCTGATCGTCGCCCCGCCGCGGGTTGGCAAGACGGTGATGCTGCAGAACATCGCCAAGTCGATCGAGCAGAACCACCCCGAGTGCTATCTCATCGTCCTGCTGATCGACGAGCGGCCGGAAGAAGTCACCGACATGCAGCGCACGGTGAAGGGCGAGGTGATCTCCTCGACGTTCGACGAGCCGGCGACGCGCCACGTCCAGGTGGCCGAGATGGTCATCGAGAAGGCCAAGCGCCTGGTCGAGCACAAGCGCGACGTGGTCATCCTGCTGGACTCGGTGACGCGCCTCGGCCGCGCCTACAACACCGTCGTCCCGTCCTCGGGCAAGGTGCTGACCGGCGGTGTCGACGCCAACGCCCTGCAGCGGCCGAAGCGCTTCTTCGGCGCGGCGCGGAACATCGAGGAGGGCGGCTCGCTGACGATCATCGCCACGGCCCTGATCGACACCGGCAGCCGGATGGACGAAGTCATCTTCGAAGAGTTCAAGGGCACCGGTAACTCCGAGCTCGTGCTGGACCGCAAGGTCGCCGACAAGCGGATCTTCCCGGCCATCGACGTGCTCAAGTCCGGCACCCGGAAGGAAGAGCTCATCACCCCGAAGGAGCACCTGCAGAAGACCTACATCCTGCGGCGCATCCTCAACCCGATGGGCGCCCAAGACGCGATCGAGTTCCTGCTCGACAAGCTGCGCCAGTCGAAGAACAACGACGACTTCTTCCAGTCGATGAACACCTAG
- the aroE gene encoding shikimate dehydrogenase yields MRLPITGATVVAGVAGNPVRHSLSPVLHNAWLEAAGLDGVYVAFCPPADNFERFANGLRGGAIRGLNVTLPFKEAALAVSDRATPRAETAEAANLLLFEADGTITADNTDGLGLLGAFAHQAPGFDARSGPVVILGAGGAARGAAAAFKEAGAPQVRIVNRTLAKAEFVAGALGVVGRAYALDASDEALSGAAAVVNATSAGLTNGGRLDVSLKATPEAAVIMDMVYQPLITPFLAEAQALGRRTVDGLEMLIRQAAPSFEAFFGRPPPESADVRSLALRALEQKT; encoded by the coding sequence ATGAGACTGCCGATCACGGGCGCGACGGTGGTGGCAGGCGTCGCAGGCAACCCCGTGCGCCACTCCCTGAGCCCGGTGCTGCACAACGCCTGGCTGGAGGCCGCCGGCCTCGACGGCGTCTATGTCGCCTTCTGCCCGCCAGCCGACAACTTCGAGCGGTTCGCGAACGGCCTGCGCGGCGGCGCGATCCGCGGCCTGAACGTCACCCTGCCCTTCAAGGAGGCCGCCCTGGCGGTCAGCGACCGCGCCACCCCGAGGGCCGAGACCGCCGAGGCCGCCAACCTGCTGCTGTTCGAGGCCGACGGGACGATCACCGCCGACAACACCGACGGCCTGGGCCTGCTCGGCGCCTTCGCCCACCAGGCCCCCGGCTTCGACGCGAGGTCGGGACCGGTGGTGATCCTGGGCGCCGGCGGCGCCGCGCGCGGGGCGGCCGCGGCGTTCAAGGAAGCCGGCGCGCCGCAGGTGCGGATCGTCAACCGGACCCTCGCCAAGGCCGAATTCGTGGCCGGCGCCCTGGGCGTCGTCGGCCGGGCCTATGCGCTGGACGCCAGCGATGAGGCGCTGAGCGGCGCCGCGGCGGTGGTCAACGCGACCTCCGCCGGCCTGACCAACGGCGGCCGGCTGGACGTCTCGCTCAAGGCGACACCGGAGGCGGCGGTGATCATGGACATGGTCTACCAGCCGCTGATCACTCCCTTCCTCGCCGAGGCCCAGGCGCTCGGCCGGCGCACGGTGGACGGGCTGGAGATGCTGATCCGCCAGGCCGCGCCCTCGTTCGAGGCCTTCTTCGGCCGCCCGCCGCCCGAAAGCGCCGACGTCCGCAGCCTCGCCCTTCGCGCCCTGGAGCAGAAGACATGA
- a CDS encoding Maf family protein translates to MSAPVIAPVILASKSAARRALLEGAGVPIDIAVAGVDEDAVKAGLLAEGATPRDVADALAEIKALKVSNLKPGFVVGADQTLEFRGRLYDKAPTIEEARARLKLLRGEPHKLHSAVVVARDGQALWREVATATLTMREFSDAFLEDYLATEGPEALASVGCYRLEGPGAQLFAKVQGDYFTILGLPLLGLLDFLRNNGVLAA, encoded by the coding sequence TTGAGCGCTCCCGTGATCGCCCCCGTCATCCTGGCCTCGAAGAGCGCCGCCCGCCGCGCCCTGCTGGAGGGCGCCGGGGTGCCCATCGACATCGCCGTCGCCGGTGTCGACGAGGACGCGGTCAAGGCGGGCCTGCTGGCCGAGGGCGCGACCCCGCGCGACGTCGCCGACGCGCTGGCCGAGATCAAGGCGCTGAAGGTCTCCAACCTGAAGCCGGGCTTCGTCGTCGGCGCCGACCAGACCCTGGAGTTCAGGGGCCGGCTCTACGACAAGGCGCCGACCATCGAGGAGGCGCGCGCCCGTCTGAAGCTGCTGCGCGGTGAGCCGCACAAGCTGCACTCGGCGGTGGTCGTGGCCCGCGACGGCCAGGCCCTGTGGCGCGAGGTGGCGACCGCGACGCTCACCATGCGCGAGTTCTCCGACGCCTTCCTGGAGGACTATCTCGCCACCGAGGGTCCCGAGGCGCTGGCCTCGGTCGGCTGCTACCGGCTGGAAGGCCCCGGCGCCCAGCTCTTCGCCAAGGTGCAGGGCGACTATTTCACCATCCTCGGCCTGCCGCTGCTCGGCCTGCTCGACTTCCTGCGCAACAACGGGGTGCTGGCCGCATGA
- the timA gene encoding TIM44-related membrane protein TimA, which yields MPVLELIIFAGLAVLILYQLYSVLGRRVGRQPEDTPATEAARSGVRPAERPMEQVEEGVTLTGLAAVKARDPGFDVGHFLAGAKSAYEMIVKAFSEGDRATLKNLLSAPVMASFDAAIAAREAEGRTETVEFLHTPRADLEKAELAAGDLAQMTVRFLAEFRARSKGPEGEAVDDRRTAELWTFERSLKSRDPNWTLIHVDAAEA from the coding sequence TTGCCAGTCCTCGAGCTGATCATCTTTGCGGGCCTGGCCGTGCTGATCCTCTATCAGCTCTATTCGGTGCTGGGCCGACGGGTGGGCCGACAGCCGGAAGACACGCCGGCGACCGAGGCGGCGCGGAGCGGCGTGCGCCCGGCCGAACGGCCCATGGAGCAGGTCGAGGAGGGCGTCACCCTGACCGGCCTCGCAGCGGTGAAGGCGCGCGATCCCGGCTTCGACGTGGGCCACTTCCTGGCGGGTGCGAAGTCGGCCTACGAGATGATCGTCAAGGCCTTCTCCGAAGGCGACCGGGCGACCCTGAAGAACCTGCTCTCGGCGCCGGTGATGGCGAGCTTCGATGCGGCCATCGCCGCCCGCGAAGCCGAGGGCCGCACCGAGACCGTCGAATTCCTGCACACGCCGCGCGCCGACCTGGAAAAGGCCGAGCTGGCTGCCGGCGACCTGGCGCAGATGACGGTGCGCTTCCTGGCCGAGTTCCGCGCCCGCTCCAAGGGCCCGGAAGGCGAGGCGGTGGACGACCGCCGGACGGCCGAGCTCTGGACCTTCGAGCGCAGCCTCAAGAGCCGCGACCCCAACTGGACCCTGATCCACGTCGACGCCGCGGAGGCGTGA
- a CDS encoding CopD family protein → MNWYDLLRGLHIISVIAWMAGMLYLPRLFAYHTETAPPGSEFDAHFKVWERKLLRIIINPAMILTFIFGLALIYVDGTQRLGWGFLLKPWMLTKLAGIVFLSAWHGYLAGARKKIERGERPRTAKFWRMTNELPFIAAIVMVIAVTTEFGS, encoded by the coding sequence ATGAACTGGTACGATCTGCTGCGCGGCCTGCACATCATCTCGGTGATCGCCTGGATGGCCGGCATGCTCTACCTGCCGCGACTGTTCGCCTATCACACCGAGACCGCGCCCCCCGGCTCGGAGTTCGACGCCCACTTCAAGGTGTGGGAGCGCAAGCTCCTGCGGATCATCATCAATCCGGCGATGATCCTGACCTTCATCTTCGGCCTGGCGCTCATATATGTGGACGGGACGCAGCGGCTCGGCTGGGGTTTCCTCCTCAAGCCCTGGATGCTGACCAAGCTCGCCGGCATCGTCTTCCTCTCCGCCTGGCACGGCTATCTCGCCGGAGCGCGCAAGAAGATCGAACGCGGCGAGCGGCCGCGGACCGCCAAGTTCTGGCGCATGACCAACGAGCTGCCGTTCATCGCCGCCATCGTCATGGTCATCGCCGTGACGACGGAGTTCGGAAGCTAG
- the coaE gene encoding dephospho-CoA kinase (Dephospho-CoA kinase (CoaE) performs the final step in coenzyme A biosynthesis.) has product MILIGLTGSIGMGKSTTAAMFREAGVPVYDADAAVHALYAKGGAAVGPVGEAFPGVVKDGAVDREALRQKVLGHPEALKRLNAVVHPLVGQDRIGFFKAAEDAGADLVVLDIPLLFETGGDRNVDAVVVVSCPADVQRERVLAREGMSPERLAAILAQQTPDAEKRARADFVVDTGNGLESARGQVAEIIAAMRDPARRPAARRGG; this is encoded by the coding sequence ATGATCCTGATCGGCCTCACCGGCTCCATCGGCATGGGCAAGTCGACCACCGCGGCCATGTTCCGCGAGGCGGGCGTGCCGGTCTATGACGCCGACGCCGCGGTGCATGCGCTCTACGCCAAGGGCGGGGCGGCCGTCGGGCCCGTGGGCGAAGCCTTTCCGGGAGTGGTGAAGGACGGCGCCGTCGACCGCGAGGCCCTGCGCCAGAAGGTGCTGGGCCATCCGGAGGCCCTGAAGCGGCTGAACGCCGTGGTCCATCCCCTCGTCGGCCAGGACCGCATCGGCTTCTTCAAGGCCGCGGAGGATGCGGGCGCCGACCTCGTGGTGCTCGACATCCCCCTGCTGTTCGAGACCGGCGGCGACCGGAACGTGGACGCGGTGGTGGTGGTGAGCTGCCCGGCCGACGTCCAGCGCGAGCGGGTGCTGGCGCGGGAGGGCATGAGCCCCGAGCGCCTCGCGGCGATCCTTGCCCAGCAGACGCCGGACGCGGAGAAGCGGGCCCGCGCCGACTTCGTGGTCGACACCGGCAACGGCCTGGAGAGCGCCCGCGGCCAGGTGGCCGAGATCATCGCCGCCATGCGCGACCCGGCGCGACGTCCCGCCGCCCGCCGCGGCGGTTGA
- a CDS encoding MltA domain-containing protein, with the protein MTRVTLRALGSAAFAALLLAACATAPPARPGGGPPSPFPPEPRPPEPVEKTLPVSALPGWAAEDHVAAYDAFRATCGAAKDAQMAAVCRGARAIGPLDRDHARRFFEANFEAERLTGEGVLTGYFAPEYAARKAPDAEFSAPLRRKPGDLKTVDAGLFDPAQAGHAGAAIDPPGGALQPYPDRTAIEAQPAADALAWMRPEDLFFLQVQGSGVLTFEDGRRMKALYAANNGRPFVAIANPMRQMGLLPADNTSGEAIRSWLAAHRGPEADAIMRLNPRYAFFSLAADDGKPPVGAANVPLPAGRSLAIDPTRHLMGELFWVDAEAPLLAGAFPAYRRMATALDTGGAIKGDIRADLYVGQGAAAGAEAGRIRHTLRLYKLAPK; encoded by the coding sequence GTGACCCGGGTGACCCTGCGCGCGCTGGGCTCCGCGGCCTTCGCCGCGCTCCTGCTGGCGGCCTGCGCCACCGCGCCGCCGGCCCGTCCGGGCGGCGGACCGCCCTCGCCCTTTCCGCCTGAACCGCGGCCGCCCGAGCCCGTGGAGAAGACGCTGCCGGTCTCGGCCCTGCCGGGCTGGGCGGCGGAGGACCACGTCGCGGCCTATGACGCCTTCCGGGCGACCTGCGGGGCGGCGAAAGACGCCCAGATGGCGGCGGTCTGCCGGGGCGCGCGGGCGATCGGGCCGCTCGACCGCGACCACGCGCGACGGTTTTTCGAAGCGAACTTCGAGGCCGAGCGCCTGACGGGCGAGGGGGTGCTCACCGGCTACTTCGCCCCGGAGTATGCGGCGCGGAAGGCGCCCGACGCCGAGTTCTCCGCCCCGCTGCGCCGCAAGCCGGGCGACCTGAAGACGGTCGACGCCGGCCTCTTCGATCCGGCCCAGGCCGGCCATGCCGGCGCGGCCATCGACCCGCCCGGCGGCGCCCTGCAGCCCTATCCCGACCGCACCGCCATCGAGGCGCAGCCGGCGGCCGACGCGCTCGCCTGGATGCGGCCGGAGGACCTGTTCTTCCTGCAGGTGCAGGGCTCGGGCGTGCTGACGTTCGAGGACGGGCGGCGGATGAAGGCGCTCTACGCCGCCAACAATGGGCGGCCGTTCGTGGCGATCGCCAACCCGATGCGCCAGATGGGCCTGCTGCCGGCCGACAACACCTCCGGCGAGGCGATCCGGTCCTGGCTCGCCGCCCACCGCGGGCCCGAGGCCGACGCCATCATGCGGCTCAACCCGCGCTACGCCTTCTTCAGCCTGGCGGCCGACGACGGCAAACCGCCCGTCGGCGCGGCCAACGTCCCGCTGCCGGCCGGCCGCTCGCTGGCCATCGATCCCACCCGCCACCTGATGGGCGAGCTCTTCTGGGTCGACGCCGAGGCGCCGCTGCTCGCCGGCGCCTTCCCGGCCTACCGCCGGATGGCCACCGCCCTCGACACCGGCGGCGCGATCAAGGGCGACATCCGCGCCGAC